The Pleuronectes platessa chromosome 11, fPlePla1.1, whole genome shotgun sequence genome includes a window with the following:
- the LOC128451418 gene encoding histone H3-like: protein MARTKQTTRKSTRGKAPRKQLGTKAARKSAPATGGVKKPHRYRPGTVALREIRHYQKSTELLIRKLPFQRLVREIAQDFKTNLRFQSSAVMALQEASEAYLVGLFEDTNLCAIHAKRVTIMPKDIQLARRIRGERA from the coding sequence ATGGCAAGAACCAAGCAGACCACTCGTAAATCCACCAGAGGCAAAGCCCCCAGGAAGCAGCTGGGCACCAAGGCTGCGCGTAAGAGCGCCCCGGCCACCGGTGGCGTGAAGAAGCCTCACCGTTACAGGCCCGGTACCGTGGCTCTGAGAGAGATCCGTCACTACCAgaaatctacggagctgctgatccgcaagctgcccttccagcgcctgGTGAGAGAAATCGCTCAGGATTTCAAGACCAACCTGCGCTTCCAGAGCTCCGCTGTCATGGCTCTGCAGGAGGCCAGCGAGGCTTACCTGGTCGGCCTCTTTGAGGACACCAACCTGTGCGCCATCCACGCCAAGAGGGTTACCATCATGCCCaaggacatccagctggcccgccgtaTCCGCGGAGAGAGAGCTTAA